From Megalobrama amblycephala isolate DHTTF-2021 linkage group LG24, ASM1881202v1, whole genome shotgun sequence, the proteins below share one genomic window:
- the LOC125260281 gene encoding E3 ubiquitin-protein ligase TRIM39-like isoform X4, protein MASSSGNRSQQRQHKDLPDKEVQRGCGSISLERPDMSDLRIVLLGKNITENNRVGNFILGRAAFESEAPADVELNIEKHRGKLKDRDVTVINTPHLLRPNLSITQITQGVKECVNLSAPGPHVIILVLQENDFSDNNRHRVKYVLNEFSKKTPIHTLVLTDEREINSNCIHQLIKECGDEHLQFDERKSGLHSEILERVEKILKENQVQFLISDLCEEAEEETPEDGEKRRSGGSVTAEEEGEFDHEDDGKIKQRNKEKKEVAVQRKTLFMASSSVPALNEELQCSICLEVFTDPVTTPCGHNFCRTCLSKSWTNRKIGFCPLCKKEFSKRLDFKINSTLGKLVQHFNKLNQESKVFCDFCDERKQKAVKSCLTCQSSYCVSHLELHLRVPRLKKHTLINAVENLEDYICQKHERPLEMFCRDDQTCVCLSCTEGEHRTHNTVPIEEEIREKKTQTDEQQMIQKRMKKIQEIKHSVKLRKTLTSNDGFFTSSRTVHISNGMIIGLGVLLVAVLIIIPTQYTRYQSEQLKMKKQAEDLNKELKMMEEQQKAAEKQAEDLNKELKMMEEQQKAAEKQAEDLNKELQQEITELKRRNTELEQISHIDDNFHVIQMFSSLNSILHNKISDVDENSLKRALNLLKEHLNEKLIQTELKFVQKFAVDLTLDPDTAHPRLILSDDGKQVRHGDIDQDVPENPKRFDAWFCVLAKQGFSSGRFYYEVQVKGKTGWTLGVARESIDRKKHTWLSPENGYWAVTHWNENQYSARGNHLVSLSLRVKPEKVGVFVDYEEGLVSFYDVDSRSHIYSFTGQTFTEKLYPYFSPCLNDKK, encoded by the exons TGAGTGATTTGAGGATTGTTCTGCTGGGGAAGAATATAACAGAAAACAACAGAGTGGGAAACTTCATCTTAGGAAGAGCAGCGTTTGAGAGTGAAGCACCTGCTGATGTAGAGCTGAACATTGAGAAACACAGAGGAAAACTGAAGGACAGAGACGTCACAGTCATCAACACTCCTCACCTGCTGAGGCCAAATCTGTCAATCACTCAGATCACACAGGGAGTGAAAGAGTGTGTGAATCTGTCTGCTCCTGGACCTCATGTGATCATACTTGTGCTGCAGGAGAACGACTTCAGTGACAATAACAGACATAGAGTGAAATATGTGCTGAATGAATTCAGTAAGAAGACTCCTATACACACTTTAGTGTTGACTGATGAGAGAGAGATAAACAGTAACTGTATTCATCAATTAATAAAGGAGTGTGGAGATGAACATCTTCAGTTTGATGAAAGAAAATCAGGATTGCACTCTGAGATACTTGAAAGAGTGGAGAAGATACTCAAAGAAAACCAGGTCCAATTTCTTATCTCTGACTTGTGTGAGGAAGCAGAAGAAGAAACACCAGAAGATGGAGAGAAGAGAAGATCTGGAGGTTCAGTCACAGCAGAAGAAGAGGGAGAGTTTGATCATGAAGATGATGGAAAAATCAAACagagaaacaaagagaaaaaggaAGTTGCTGTCCAAAGGAAAACCTTGT TCATGGCATCCTCCAGTGTTCCAGCACTAAATGAGGAGCTCCAGTGCTCCATCTGTCTGGAAGTGTTCACTGATCCAGTCACCACTCCATGTGGACACAACTTCTGCAGAACCTGCCTGAGCAAGAGCTGGACAAACAGAAAGATCGGCTTCTGTCCACTCTGTAAAAAAGAATTCAGCAAAAGACTTGATTTCAAGATTAATTCAACACTCGGAAAGCTTGTGCAACACTTCAATAAGCTTAATCAAGAATCTAAAGTGTTCTGTGACTTCTGTGATGAAAGAAAGCAGAAAGCTGTGAAGTCCTGCCTGACGTGTCAAAGCTCTTACTGTGTCTCTCATCTGGAGCTTCATCTCAGAGTCCCACGTCTAAAGAAACACACACTGATCAACGCTGTGGAAAATCTGGAGGATTATATATGCCAGAAACATGAGAGACCTCTGGAGATGTTCTGCAGAGATGATCAGACGTGTGTTTGTCTGTCCTGCACTGAAGGAGAACACAGGACTCACAACACTGTTCCTATAGAGGAGGAGATTCGAGAGAAGAAG acacagacagacgAGCAGCAGATGATCCAGAAGAGAATGAAGAAGATTCAAGAGATCAAACACTCAGTAAAGCTGagaaaa ACTCTCACCTCCAATGATGGTTTCTTTACTTCATCTCGAACCGTCCACATTTCAAACGGGATGATTATTGGTCTGGGTGTCCTGTTGGTAGCAGTGTTGATCATCATACCTACACAATacact AGATATCAGTCTGAGCAGCTTAAGATGAAGAAACAGGCTGAAGATCTCAATAAAGAGCTGAAGATGATGGAGGAACAGCAGAAAGCAGCAGAGAAACAGGCTGAAGATCTCAATAAAGAGCTGAAGATGATGGAGGAACAGCAGAAAGCAGCAGAGAAACAGGCTGAAGATCTCAATAAAGAGCTGCAGCAGGAAATCACTGAGCTGAAAAGAAGAAACACTGAGCTGGAGCAGATCTCACACATTGACGATAATTTCCATGTCATACAG ATGTTCTCATCCCTGAACAGTATTTTACACAACAAGATCTCTGATGTGGACGAGAACTCTCTGAAAAGAGCTCTGAATCTACTGAAGGAACATCTAAATgaaaaactcattcaaactg AGTTGAAGTTTGTGCAGAAGTTTGCAG TGGATTTGACTCTGGATCCTGATACAGCACATCCACGTCTCATCCTGTCTGATGATGGAAAACAAGTCCGTCATGGAGACATTGACCAGGACGTCCCTGAAAACCCAAAGAGATTTGATGCCTGGTTTTGTGTTCTGGCAAAGCAGGGATTCAGTTCAGGGAGATTTTACtatgaggtgcaggtgaagggaaaGACTGGGTGGACTTTAGGAGTGGCCAGAGAATCCATTGACAGGAAGAAGCATACATGGCTGAGTCCTGAGAATGGATACTGGGCTGTGACTCATTGGAACGAGAATCAATATTCAGCTCGTGGTAATCATCTTGTCTCTTTATCTCTGAGAGTGAAACCTGAGAAGGTGGGAGTGTTTGTGGATTATGAGGAGGGTCTGGTCTCTTTTTATGACGTGGACTCCAGATCTCATATCTACTCTTTCACTGGTCAGACTTTCACTGAGAAACTCTATCCATATTTCAGCCCATGCCTTAAtgataaaaagtaa
- the LOC125260281 gene encoding E3 ubiquitin-protein ligase TRIM39-like isoform X7 has product MASSSVSDLRIVLLGKNITENNRVGNFILGRAAFESEAPADVELNIEKHRGKLKDRDVTVINTPHLLRPNLSITQITQGVKECVNLSAPGPHVIILVLQENDFSDNNRHRVKYVLNEFSKKTPIHTLVLTDEREINSNCIHQLIKECGDEHLQFDERKSGLHSEILERVEKILKENQVQFLISDLCEEAEEETPEDGEKRRSGGSVTAEEEGEFDHEDDGKIKQRNKEKKEVAVQRKTLFMASSSVPALNEELQCSICLEVFTDPVTTPCGHNFCRTCLSKSWTNRKIGFCPLCKKEFSKRLDFKINSTLGKLVQHFNKLNQESKVFCDFCDERKQKAVKSCLTCQSSYCVSHLELHLRVPRLKKHTLINAVENLEDYICQKHERPLEMFCRDDQTCVCLSCTEGEHRTHNTVPIEEEIREKKTQTDEQQMIQKRMKKIQEIKHSVKLRKTLTSNDGFFTSSRTVHISNGMIIGLGVLLVAVLIIIPTQYTRYQSEQLKMKKQAEDLNKELKMMEEQQKAAEKQAEDLNKELKMMEEQQKAAEKQAEDLNKELQQEITELKRRNTELEQISHIDDNFHVIQMFSSLNSILHNKISDVDENSLKRALNLLKEHLNEKLIQTELKFVQKFAVDLTLDPDTAHPRLILSDDGKQVRHGDIDQDVPENPKRFDAWFCVLAKQGFSSGRFYYEVQVKGKTGWTLGVARESIDRKKHTWLSPENGYWAVTHWNENQYSARGNHLVSLSLRVKPEKVGVFVDYEEGLVSFYDVDSRSHIYSFTGQTFTEKLYPYFSPCLNDKK; this is encoded by the exons TGAGTGATTTGAGGATTGTTCTGCTGGGGAAGAATATAACAGAAAACAACAGAGTGGGAAACTTCATCTTAGGAAGAGCAGCGTTTGAGAGTGAAGCACCTGCTGATGTAGAGCTGAACATTGAGAAACACAGAGGAAAACTGAAGGACAGAGACGTCACAGTCATCAACACTCCTCACCTGCTGAGGCCAAATCTGTCAATCACTCAGATCACACAGGGAGTGAAAGAGTGTGTGAATCTGTCTGCTCCTGGACCTCATGTGATCATACTTGTGCTGCAGGAGAACGACTTCAGTGACAATAACAGACATAGAGTGAAATATGTGCTGAATGAATTCAGTAAGAAGACTCCTATACACACTTTAGTGTTGACTGATGAGAGAGAGATAAACAGTAACTGTATTCATCAATTAATAAAGGAGTGTGGAGATGAACATCTTCAGTTTGATGAAAGAAAATCAGGATTGCACTCTGAGATACTTGAAAGAGTGGAGAAGATACTCAAAGAAAACCAGGTCCAATTTCTTATCTCTGACTTGTGTGAGGAAGCAGAAGAAGAAACACCAGAAGATGGAGAGAAGAGAAGATCTGGAGGTTCAGTCACAGCAGAAGAAGAGGGAGAGTTTGATCATGAAGATGATGGAAAAATCAAACagagaaacaaagagaaaaaggaAGTTGCTGTCCAAAGGAAAACCTTGT TCATGGCATCCTCCAGTGTTCCAGCACTAAATGAGGAGCTCCAGTGCTCCATCTGTCTGGAAGTGTTCACTGATCCAGTCACCACTCCATGTGGACACAACTTCTGCAGAACCTGCCTGAGCAAGAGCTGGACAAACAGAAAGATCGGCTTCTGTCCACTCTGTAAAAAAGAATTCAGCAAAAGACTTGATTTCAAGATTAATTCAACACTCGGAAAGCTTGTGCAACACTTCAATAAGCTTAATCAAGAATCTAAAGTGTTCTGTGACTTCTGTGATGAAAGAAAGCAGAAAGCTGTGAAGTCCTGCCTGACGTGTCAAAGCTCTTACTGTGTCTCTCATCTGGAGCTTCATCTCAGAGTCCCACGTCTAAAGAAACACACACTGATCAACGCTGTGGAAAATCTGGAGGATTATATATGCCAGAAACATGAGAGACCTCTGGAGATGTTCTGCAGAGATGATCAGACGTGTGTTTGTCTGTCCTGCACTGAAGGAGAACACAGGACTCACAACACTGTTCCTATAGAGGAGGAGATTCGAGAGAAGAAG acacagacagacgAGCAGCAGATGATCCAGAAGAGAATGAAGAAGATTCAAGAGATCAAACACTCAGTAAAGCTGagaaaa ACTCTCACCTCCAATGATGGTTTCTTTACTTCATCTCGAACCGTCCACATTTCAAACGGGATGATTATTGGTCTGGGTGTCCTGTTGGTAGCAGTGTTGATCATCATACCTACACAATacact AGATATCAGTCTGAGCAGCTTAAGATGAAGAAACAGGCTGAAGATCTCAATAAAGAGCTGAAGATGATGGAGGAACAGCAGAAAGCAGCAGAGAAACAGGCTGAAGATCTCAATAAAGAGCTGAAGATGATGGAGGAACAGCAGAAAGCAGCAGAGAAACAGGCTGAAGATCTCAATAAAGAGCTGCAGCAGGAAATCACTGAGCTGAAAAGAAGAAACACTGAGCTGGAGCAGATCTCACACATTGACGATAATTTCCATGTCATACAG ATGTTCTCATCCCTGAACAGTATTTTACACAACAAGATCTCTGATGTGGACGAGAACTCTCTGAAAAGAGCTCTGAATCTACTGAAGGAACATCTAAATgaaaaactcattcaaactg AGTTGAAGTTTGTGCAGAAGTTTGCAG TGGATTTGACTCTGGATCCTGATACAGCACATCCACGTCTCATCCTGTCTGATGATGGAAAACAAGTCCGTCATGGAGACATTGACCAGGACGTCCCTGAAAACCCAAAGAGATTTGATGCCTGGTTTTGTGTTCTGGCAAAGCAGGGATTCAGTTCAGGGAGATTTTACtatgaggtgcaggtgaagggaaaGACTGGGTGGACTTTAGGAGTGGCCAGAGAATCCATTGACAGGAAGAAGCATACATGGCTGAGTCCTGAGAATGGATACTGGGCTGTGACTCATTGGAACGAGAATCAATATTCAGCTCGTGGTAATCATCTTGTCTCTTTATCTCTGAGAGTGAAACCTGAGAAGGTGGGAGTGTTTGTGGATTATGAGGAGGGTCTGGTCTCTTTTTATGACGTGGACTCCAGATCTCATATCTACTCTTTCACTGGTCAGACTTTCACTGAGAAACTCTATCCATATTTCAGCCCATGCCTTAAtgataaaaagtaa
- the LOC125260281 gene encoding E3 ubiquitin-protein ligase TRIM39-like isoform X6: protein MASSSVQRGCGSISLERPDMSDLRIVLLGKNITENNRVGNFILGRAAFESEAPADVELNIEKHRGKLKDRDVTVINTPHLLRPNLSITQITQGVKECVNLSAPGPHVIILVLQENDFSDNNRHRVKYVLNEFSKKTPIHTLVLTDEREINSNCIHQLIKECGDEHLQFDERKSGLHSEILERVEKILKENQVQFLISDLCEEAEEETPEDGEKRRSGGSVTAEEEGEFDHEDDGKIKQRNKEKKEVAVQRKTLFMASSSVPALNEELQCSICLEVFTDPVTTPCGHNFCRTCLSKSWTNRKIGFCPLCKKEFSKRLDFKINSTLGKLVQHFNKLNQESKVFCDFCDERKQKAVKSCLTCQSSYCVSHLELHLRVPRLKKHTLINAVENLEDYICQKHERPLEMFCRDDQTCVCLSCTEGEHRTHNTVPIEEEIREKKTQTDEQQMIQKRMKKIQEIKHSVKLRKTLTSNDGFFTSSRTVHISNGMIIGLGVLLVAVLIIIPTQYTRYQSEQLKMKKQAEDLNKELKMMEEQQKAAEKQAEDLNKELKMMEEQQKAAEKQAEDLNKELQQEITELKRRNTELEQISHIDDNFHVIQMFSSLNSILHNKISDVDENSLKRALNLLKEHLNEKLIQTELKFVQKFAVDLTLDPDTAHPRLILSDDGKQVRHGDIDQDVPENPKRFDAWFCVLAKQGFSSGRFYYEVQVKGKTGWTLGVARESIDRKKHTWLSPENGYWAVTHWNENQYSARGNHLVSLSLRVKPEKVGVFVDYEEGLVSFYDVDSRSHIYSFTGQTFTEKLYPYFSPCLNDKK from the exons TGAGTGATTTGAGGATTGTTCTGCTGGGGAAGAATATAACAGAAAACAACAGAGTGGGAAACTTCATCTTAGGAAGAGCAGCGTTTGAGAGTGAAGCACCTGCTGATGTAGAGCTGAACATTGAGAAACACAGAGGAAAACTGAAGGACAGAGACGTCACAGTCATCAACACTCCTCACCTGCTGAGGCCAAATCTGTCAATCACTCAGATCACACAGGGAGTGAAAGAGTGTGTGAATCTGTCTGCTCCTGGACCTCATGTGATCATACTTGTGCTGCAGGAGAACGACTTCAGTGACAATAACAGACATAGAGTGAAATATGTGCTGAATGAATTCAGTAAGAAGACTCCTATACACACTTTAGTGTTGACTGATGAGAGAGAGATAAACAGTAACTGTATTCATCAATTAATAAAGGAGTGTGGAGATGAACATCTTCAGTTTGATGAAAGAAAATCAGGATTGCACTCTGAGATACTTGAAAGAGTGGAGAAGATACTCAAAGAAAACCAGGTCCAATTTCTTATCTCTGACTTGTGTGAGGAAGCAGAAGAAGAAACACCAGAAGATGGAGAGAAGAGAAGATCTGGAGGTTCAGTCACAGCAGAAGAAGAGGGAGAGTTTGATCATGAAGATGATGGAAAAATCAAACagagaaacaaagagaaaaaggaAGTTGCTGTCCAAAGGAAAACCTTGT TCATGGCATCCTCCAGTGTTCCAGCACTAAATGAGGAGCTCCAGTGCTCCATCTGTCTGGAAGTGTTCACTGATCCAGTCACCACTCCATGTGGACACAACTTCTGCAGAACCTGCCTGAGCAAGAGCTGGACAAACAGAAAGATCGGCTTCTGTCCACTCTGTAAAAAAGAATTCAGCAAAAGACTTGATTTCAAGATTAATTCAACACTCGGAAAGCTTGTGCAACACTTCAATAAGCTTAATCAAGAATCTAAAGTGTTCTGTGACTTCTGTGATGAAAGAAAGCAGAAAGCTGTGAAGTCCTGCCTGACGTGTCAAAGCTCTTACTGTGTCTCTCATCTGGAGCTTCATCTCAGAGTCCCACGTCTAAAGAAACACACACTGATCAACGCTGTGGAAAATCTGGAGGATTATATATGCCAGAAACATGAGAGACCTCTGGAGATGTTCTGCAGAGATGATCAGACGTGTGTTTGTCTGTCCTGCACTGAAGGAGAACACAGGACTCACAACACTGTTCCTATAGAGGAGGAGATTCGAGAGAAGAAG acacagacagacgAGCAGCAGATGATCCAGAAGAGAATGAAGAAGATTCAAGAGATCAAACACTCAGTAAAGCTGagaaaa ACTCTCACCTCCAATGATGGTTTCTTTACTTCATCTCGAACCGTCCACATTTCAAACGGGATGATTATTGGTCTGGGTGTCCTGTTGGTAGCAGTGTTGATCATCATACCTACACAATacact AGATATCAGTCTGAGCAGCTTAAGATGAAGAAACAGGCTGAAGATCTCAATAAAGAGCTGAAGATGATGGAGGAACAGCAGAAAGCAGCAGAGAAACAGGCTGAAGATCTCAATAAAGAGCTGAAGATGATGGAGGAACAGCAGAAAGCAGCAGAGAAACAGGCTGAAGATCTCAATAAAGAGCTGCAGCAGGAAATCACTGAGCTGAAAAGAAGAAACACTGAGCTGGAGCAGATCTCACACATTGACGATAATTTCCATGTCATACAG ATGTTCTCATCCCTGAACAGTATTTTACACAACAAGATCTCTGATGTGGACGAGAACTCTCTGAAAAGAGCTCTGAATCTACTGAAGGAACATCTAAATgaaaaactcattcaaactg AGTTGAAGTTTGTGCAGAAGTTTGCAG TGGATTTGACTCTGGATCCTGATACAGCACATCCACGTCTCATCCTGTCTGATGATGGAAAACAAGTCCGTCATGGAGACATTGACCAGGACGTCCCTGAAAACCCAAAGAGATTTGATGCCTGGTTTTGTGTTCTGGCAAAGCAGGGATTCAGTTCAGGGAGATTTTACtatgaggtgcaggtgaagggaaaGACTGGGTGGACTTTAGGAGTGGCCAGAGAATCCATTGACAGGAAGAAGCATACATGGCTGAGTCCTGAGAATGGATACTGGGCTGTGACTCATTGGAACGAGAATCAATATTCAGCTCGTGGTAATCATCTTGTCTCTTTATCTCTGAGAGTGAAACCTGAGAAGGTGGGAGTGTTTGTGGATTATGAGGAGGGTCTGGTCTCTTTTTATGACGTGGACTCCAGATCTCATATCTACTCTTTCACTGGTCAGACTTTCACTGAGAAACTCTATCCATATTTCAGCCCATGCCTTAAtgataaaaagtaa
- the LOC125260281 gene encoding E3 ubiquitin-protein ligase TRIM39-like isoform X5 — protein sequence MASSSVQRGCGSLPFERPNLSDLRIVLLGKNITENNRVGNFILGRAAFESEAPADVELNIEKHRGKLKDRDVTVINTPHLLRPNLSITQITQGVKECVNLSAPGPHVIILVLQENDFSDNNRHRVKYVLNEFSKKTPIHTLVLTDEREINSNCIHQLIKECGDEHLQFDERKSGLHSEILERVEKILKENQVQFLISDLCEEAEEETPEDGEKRRSGGSVTAEEEGEFDHEDDGKIKQRNKEKKEVAVQRKTLFMASSSVPALNEELQCSICLEVFTDPVTTPCGHNFCRTCLSKSWTNRKIGFCPLCKKEFSKRLDFKINSTLGKLVQHFNKLNQESKVFCDFCDERKQKAVKSCLTCQSSYCVSHLELHLRVPRLKKHTLINAVENLEDYICQKHERPLEMFCRDDQTCVCLSCTEGEHRTHNTVPIEEEIREKKTQTDEQQMIQKRMKKIQEIKHSVKLRKTLTSNDGFFTSSRTVHISNGMIIGLGVLLVAVLIIIPTQYTRYQSEQLKMKKQAEDLNKELKMMEEQQKAAEKQAEDLNKELKMMEEQQKAAEKQAEDLNKELQQEITELKRRNTELEQISHIDDNFHVIQMFSSLNSILHNKISDVDENSLKRALNLLKEHLNEKLIQTELKFVQKFAVDLTLDPDTAHPRLILSDDGKQVRHGDIDQDVPENPKRFDAWFCVLAKQGFSSGRFYYEVQVKGKTGWTLGVARESIDRKKHTWLSPENGYWAVTHWNENQYSARGNHLVSLSLRVKPEKVGVFVDYEEGLVSFYDVDSRSHIYSFTGQTFTEKLYPYFSPCLNDKK from the exons TGAGTGATTTGAGGATTGTTCTGCTGGGGAAGAATATAACAGAAAACAACAGAGTGGGAAACTTCATCTTAGGAAGAGCAGCGTTTGAGAGTGAAGCACCTGCTGATGTAGAGCTGAACATTGAGAAACACAGAGGAAAACTGAAGGACAGAGACGTCACAGTCATCAACACTCCTCACCTGCTGAGGCCAAATCTGTCAATCACTCAGATCACACAGGGAGTGAAAGAGTGTGTGAATCTGTCTGCTCCTGGACCTCATGTGATCATACTTGTGCTGCAGGAGAACGACTTCAGTGACAATAACAGACATAGAGTGAAATATGTGCTGAATGAATTCAGTAAGAAGACTCCTATACACACTTTAGTGTTGACTGATGAGAGAGAGATAAACAGTAACTGTATTCATCAATTAATAAAGGAGTGTGGAGATGAACATCTTCAGTTTGATGAAAGAAAATCAGGATTGCACTCTGAGATACTTGAAAGAGTGGAGAAGATACTCAAAGAAAACCAGGTCCAATTTCTTATCTCTGACTTGTGTGAGGAAGCAGAAGAAGAAACACCAGAAGATGGAGAGAAGAGAAGATCTGGAGGTTCAGTCACAGCAGAAGAAGAGGGAGAGTTTGATCATGAAGATGATGGAAAAATCAAACagagaaacaaagagaaaaaggaAGTTGCTGTCCAAAGGAAAACCTTGT TCATGGCATCCTCCAGTGTTCCAGCACTAAATGAGGAGCTCCAGTGCTCCATCTGTCTGGAAGTGTTCACTGATCCAGTCACCACTCCATGTGGACACAACTTCTGCAGAACCTGCCTGAGCAAGAGCTGGACAAACAGAAAGATCGGCTTCTGTCCACTCTGTAAAAAAGAATTCAGCAAAAGACTTGATTTCAAGATTAATTCAACACTCGGAAAGCTTGTGCAACACTTCAATAAGCTTAATCAAGAATCTAAAGTGTTCTGTGACTTCTGTGATGAAAGAAAGCAGAAAGCTGTGAAGTCCTGCCTGACGTGTCAAAGCTCTTACTGTGTCTCTCATCTGGAGCTTCATCTCAGAGTCCCACGTCTAAAGAAACACACACTGATCAACGCTGTGGAAAATCTGGAGGATTATATATGCCAGAAACATGAGAGACCTCTGGAGATGTTCTGCAGAGATGATCAGACGTGTGTTTGTCTGTCCTGCACTGAAGGAGAACACAGGACTCACAACACTGTTCCTATAGAGGAGGAGATTCGAGAGAAGAAG acacagacagacgAGCAGCAGATGATCCAGAAGAGAATGAAGAAGATTCAAGAGATCAAACACTCAGTAAAGCTGagaaaa ACTCTCACCTCCAATGATGGTTTCTTTACTTCATCTCGAACCGTCCACATTTCAAACGGGATGATTATTGGTCTGGGTGTCCTGTTGGTAGCAGTGTTGATCATCATACCTACACAATacact AGATATCAGTCTGAGCAGCTTAAGATGAAGAAACAGGCTGAAGATCTCAATAAAGAGCTGAAGATGATGGAGGAACAGCAGAAAGCAGCAGAGAAACAGGCTGAAGATCTCAATAAAGAGCTGAAGATGATGGAGGAACAGCAGAAAGCAGCAGAGAAACAGGCTGAAGATCTCAATAAAGAGCTGCAGCAGGAAATCACTGAGCTGAAAAGAAGAAACACTGAGCTGGAGCAGATCTCACACATTGACGATAATTTCCATGTCATACAG ATGTTCTCATCCCTGAACAGTATTTTACACAACAAGATCTCTGATGTGGACGAGAACTCTCTGAAAAGAGCTCTGAATCTACTGAAGGAACATCTAAATgaaaaactcattcaaactg AGTTGAAGTTTGTGCAGAAGTTTGCAG TGGATTTGACTCTGGATCCTGATACAGCACATCCACGTCTCATCCTGTCTGATGATGGAAAACAAGTCCGTCATGGAGACATTGACCAGGACGTCCCTGAAAACCCAAAGAGATTTGATGCCTGGTTTTGTGTTCTGGCAAAGCAGGGATTCAGTTCAGGGAGATTTTACtatgaggtgcaggtgaagggaaaGACTGGGTGGACTTTAGGAGTGGCCAGAGAATCCATTGACAGGAAGAAGCATACATGGCTGAGTCCTGAGAATGGATACTGGGCTGTGACTCATTGGAACGAGAATCAATATTCAGCTCGTGGTAATCATCTTGTCTCTTTATCTCTGAGAGTGAAACCTGAGAAGGTGGGAGTGTTTGTGGATTATGAGGAGGGTCTGGTCTCTTTTTATGACGTGGACTCCAGATCTCATATCTACTCTTTCACTGGTCAGACTTTCACTGAGAAACTCTATCCATATTTCAGCCCATGCCTTAAtgataaaaagtaa